In Roseibium algicola, the DNA window CAACACATTTGGCGGCATCCACACCTACGTCGCACCTGTAAGAGCCGGCCAGTGCAGTGATGCAGGCATACGCCAGGATCAGAAGAAGCTATTCTACGTGTCGCCCTTCGTCAGCATGGAACAACACTATTTCTTCCGCATGATGCCGCCGGGAAAAACCGTCCGCGTTCGCATTCTGGAAAAGGATTGCGAAGGCCCGCTTTTGTCGGCGACATTTTCCGGCACACAACGCCCCCTGTCCAACGGCTCGATTCTGCAGGCCTGCCTTCAGGTGCCGCTGCTGACGTTCAAGGTCATCGGCGCCATCCATTGGGAAGCCTTTAAAATCTGGCGCAAGCGTGTACCATTTCACGCTCGACCCGCAGAAGATGCAGGGAATGACGGGTTGCCTGGGCAGACAGGTTCTGTCTTGCCAGTTTCAAACAACTGACGTTTCAAGAGGTTCTGCTATGAGTGAGCCGATTGTTCTGACCAAGGAAAACTTCCGCGCGGAGTTGAAGGGTACTCCACGCCTCGCCAAAATGGCGGCCGGCCTTGCCCTCAAAATCCGCTACGGGTCTCTTGAAGTTCAATTTCCAGACGGTCGAAGGTTCCATATCAAAGGGCAGGAAGATGGCCCACACGGTGTTCTCAAGATCCATAACTGGGCGTTTTTCCGGATGGTCGTCCAAGCAGGCGACGTTGGTGTCGGAGAAGCCTTCATGGCGGGGTACTGGTCGTCGCCCGACGTGACCACATTTCTGGAAGTTTTCTGCATAAACCAGGAATCGACGCTGGAAGCTCTCCAGGGGAAGCCGTTTACACGTTTTTTGATGTCGGTACGCCACTGGCTGAACTCCAACACCAAACGCGGGTCGAAGCGTAACATCTCGGCGCACTATGACCTCGGAAATGCATTTTACCGGGAATGGCTCGATCCTTCGATGACCTATTCCTCGGCGATCTACAGCAACGAAACCAACAATCTGGAACAGGCCCAAACCGAGAAATACGCTTCTCTGGTACGGCAGACGGGCATTACTCCCGATCACAAGGTTCTGGAAATCGGGTGTGGCTGGGGCGGTTTTGCGGAATATGTCGCAAAATCGGTTGGTGCCAACGTGCGAGCATTGACCATCTCGCAGGAACAATTCGATTACGCGCGCGAGCGGATCTACAAGGCCGGCCTCAACGACAAGGTTGAAGTGGTCTTCCAAGACTATCGCGACGAAAATGGCGTGTTCGACAGGATAGCCTCCATCGAGATGTTCGAGGCCGTCGGTGAAAAATACTGGCCGACCTACTTCCGGCAATTGTCGAAGTGCCTCAAGCCGGGTGGCAAGGCGGGCCTGCAGATCATCACGATCCAGGACAAGATGTTCGAGGACTATCGCAGAGGCACAGACTTCATCCAGCGTTATATCTTTCCAGGTGGAATGCTGCCTCCGCCCGGTCGTCTGGCGGAAATCGGCAAGTCCCTGGGCCTAGACCTTATGGATCAGAAGATCTTCGGCCAGGACTATGCGAGAACGCTTGCAGAATGGCGGCAGAGCTTCCGACAGGCCTGGCCAAGGATCAGTCCGCTGGGTTTTGACGAGCGCTTCAAGCGCCTCTGGGAGTTTTACCTGCATTATTGCGAGGCAGGCTTCCGGTCCGGCAATATCGATGTTCGCCAGATGGTCTACGTCAAATCTGCCTGAGCAAGGCACTGACCTTGAAGACACATTTCAAAGGCCGGGTCACCCGGCCTTTTTCTTGTTCCAACCCGTGGACCGGGCGACCAGCGCGAAATAGGCACTGTACGGCAACCAGCGCAAGAGCTTCAGTTGCCGAACAAATTTACGCGGAAATGCAATCTCGAAACGGGCTGGATGGGACAGGCCTTTCCTGATTTCCTCGACAGCCTCTTCCGGAGACATCAGATAAGGCATTGGAAACGGATTGGACTTTGTTGCCGGCGTATCGACAAAACCGGGACTGATGATCTGAATTCGGATCCCGGCAAGGTCCAGATCGAATTTCAAGGATTCAACAAGGTTGATCAGCCCCGCCTTGGTGGCACCGTATGCAGCTGACGTCGGCAAACCGCCATAACCTGCCACAGACGACACCACTGCGATCTGCCCCCTGCCCGCCGCCTTCATGGCTGTGATTGCCGGCAGAAGCACATTGACCGTCCCCATGAGGTTCACATCAAAGCTTTTGCGAAATGCGTCTGCTTCGGCATCGAGGCCATCCTGCGGCAGATAAATGCCCGCATTTGCCACGAGCAGGCTCAAACCGCCGAAGTCCTGCTGAATCTTTTTCACGTGGTCGGACATGAGGTCCGTCTTCGTGACATCCCCTGGCAGCGCATGAATTGAACCGGCAAGCGTCTTGGACTGGTTCTCCAGCTCCGCCAACTCCTGCTCAGAGCGGGCAGTTACAATGACCTTCCAGCCCGAACGGGCGAGGTCAAGTGCAAGCTCCCGACCGATACCGGAACTTGCTCCCGTGATCCAGGCGCAACCGTGATCAGCTTGGGCAATATAATTTGTCTTGGGCAATTCATTCTCCCGGTTCGTTTGCCTCTTTACGCAAACAGACCGGGTGTCGGATTGAATTTTAGCGGATAAAGGGTGCGAA includes these proteins:
- a CDS encoding SAM-dependent methyltransferase; the protein is MSEPIVLTKENFRAELKGTPRLAKMAAGLALKIRYGSLEVQFPDGRRFHIKGQEDGPHGVLKIHNWAFFRMVVQAGDVGVGEAFMAGYWSSPDVTTFLEVFCINQESTLEALQGKPFTRFLMSVRHWLNSNTKRGSKRNISAHYDLGNAFYREWLDPSMTYSSAIYSNETNNLEQAQTEKYASLVRQTGITPDHKVLEIGCGWGGFAEYVAKSVGANVRALTISQEQFDYARERIYKAGLNDKVEVVFQDYRDENGVFDRIASIEMFEAVGEKYWPTYFRQLSKCLKPGGKAGLQIITIQDKMFEDYRRGTDFIQRYIFPGGMLPPPGRLAEIGKSLGLDLMDQKIFGQDYARTLAEWRQSFRQAWPRISPLGFDERFKRLWEFYLHYCEAGFRSGNIDVRQMVYVKSA
- a CDS encoding DUF1365 domain-containing protein is translated as MHDNGPPPDLAASLFMGSVMHHRMKPREHRFSYKVFSVLLDLDRLEEAAQSSLFFSVNRFNLLSFHQKDHGPRDGSDLRLHVDRLLAKEGLEAPARVLLLAYPRMLGYGFNPLSVYYAYDRSNQLIALVYEVRNTFGGIHTYVAPVRAGQCSDAGIRQDQKKLFYVSPFVSMEQHYFFRMMPPGKTVRVRILEKDCEGPLLSATFSGTQRPLSNGSILQACLQVPLLTFKVIGAIHWEAFKIWRKRVPFHARPAEDAGNDGLPGQTGSVLPVSNN
- a CDS encoding SDR family NAD(P)-dependent oxidoreductase, with the protein product MPKTNYIAQADHGCAWITGASSGIGRELALDLARSGWKVIVTARSEQELAELENQSKTLAGSIHALPGDVTKTDLMSDHVKKIQQDFGGLSLLVANAGIYLPQDGLDAEADAFRKSFDVNLMGTVNVLLPAITAMKAAGRGQIAVVSSVAGYGGLPTSAAYGATKAGLINLVESLKFDLDLAGIRIQIISPGFVDTPATKSNPFPMPYLMSPEEAVEEIRKGLSHPARFEIAFPRKFVRQLKLLRWLPYSAYFALVARSTGWNKKKAG